From one Flavobacteriales bacterium genomic stretch:
- a CDS encoding FKBP-type peptidyl-prolyl cis-trans isomerase: MSSRNILPTLLIALLAACSRSPYEGYKSVGQEAHLRYIILGEGERVPQDDDSLLIRFRASDLNGEAGSLWSTERWYRSGDLREGALRPILRRLHTGDSMSVIAPASQWPWPALLRTDLAPPHDTITVRMELLLLDLLTPAAGDERRARFKADDPEGFERMLIDAYTAQDSGAWMRWGTSDLHYRISGAPLDTARWDFGDPLRVRWEGFCLADGRALDATSRNGGDFAWAYGTPDQLLQGLEVAVSLLREGQQGEFIFPSRMAFGDRGLAGALEPGMPVRYAVSVARDSAL, encoded by the coding sequence ATGAGCAGCAGAAACATCCTGCCGACCCTGCTGATCGCGCTGCTCGCAGCCTGTTCCCGTTCACCGTACGAAGGTTACAAGTCCGTGGGACAGGAAGCACACCTGAGGTACATCATCCTGGGCGAGGGCGAGCGCGTGCCGCAGGACGATGACAGCCTGCTGATCCGCTTCCGCGCATCGGACCTGAACGGGGAGGCCGGTTCGCTATGGAGCACGGAGCGATGGTACCGGAGCGGCGATCTTCGCGAAGGAGCGCTGCGGCCCATTCTCCGCCGGTTGCACACCGGCGACAGCATGAGCGTGATCGCGCCCGCTTCACAGTGGCCATGGCCCGCGCTCCTGCGCACGGACCTTGCACCGCCGCACGATACGATCACCGTGCGCATGGAACTGCTCCTGCTCGACCTGCTCACGCCCGCTGCCGGCGATGAGCGAAGGGCGCGTTTCAAAGCCGATGACCCCGAAGGCTTTGAGCGCATGCTGATCGACGCTTACACGGCGCAGGACAGCGGCGCGTGGATGCGCTGGGGCACGAGCGACCTGCACTACCGGATCAGCGGTGCGCCCCTCGATACCGCGCGATGGGACTTCGGCGATCCGTTGCGCGTGCGCTGGGAGGGCTTCTGCCTGGCCGACGGCCGGGCCTTGGACGCCACTTCCCGCAATGGCGGCGATTTCGCATGGGCCTACGGCACGCCCGATCAACTGCTGCAAGGACTGGAAGTGGCGGTGAGCCTCTTGCGCGAGGGCCAGCAGGGCGAGTTCATCTTTCCTTCGCGCATGGCCTTCGGTGATCGCGGCTTGGCCGGAGCCTTGGAGCCCGGCATGCCGGTGCGCTACGCGGTGAGCGTGGCCCGTGACTCCGCGCTATAG
- a CDS encoding DUF721 domain-containing protein, which yields MKRRNEQSLAEAIGHLVDGTGMRERLDEAAITEAWPEVAGAMVARHTTAIRLRKAILRISVDSAPLRHELSYLRADILARLNERAGREVVKEVVVQ from the coding sequence GTGAAGCGCCGCAACGAGCAATCGCTGGCTGAGGCCATCGGCCACCTGGTCGATGGCACCGGCATGCGTGAGCGCCTCGATGAGGCCGCCATCACGGAGGCATGGCCCGAGGTTGCGGGCGCCATGGTGGCCCGGCATACCACCGCCATCCGCTTGCGCAAGGCCATCCTGCGCATCAGTGTCGACAGCGCCCCGCTGCGGCACGAGCTCAGCTACCTGCGGGCCGACATCCTCGCGCGGCTCAACGAGCGGGCAGGGCGCGAAGTGGTGAAGGAGGTGGTGGTGCAATGA
- a CDS encoding DNA replication/repair protein RecF yields MAFHLARLHALNFRNHHDAEAELCPEVNCFTGPNGTGKTNLLDAVHYLALGKGYLESQDQHNVRHGEELFVVQGIMRGDDGDDTVLCSVRRGMRKVLSRNRKEYDRLADHVGRYPVVMITPYDGQLILDGSESRRRFIDGLIAQFDKAFLEALIRYNRALTQRNALLKRAAERGGIASSAFEPWNEQLCGLGASIHTARSAFIAELAPLLQQHYAAISSGPEEVALHYRSPLNDAPMNELIAASWDRDRAAQHTTTGIHKDDLAFSLSGQPLKRFGSQGQQKTYLIALKLAQFELTARRAGQRPILLLDDIFDKIDPQRMRHLLQLLSDHRFGQVLITDTDPHRLHAALDGLDLETRFFHLTHEGIHREAPQRAIAG; encoded by the coding sequence ATGGCCTTCCACCTGGCCCGGCTGCATGCGCTCAACTTCCGCAACCATCACGATGCGGAGGCCGAGCTCTGCCCCGAGGTGAACTGCTTCACCGGGCCCAACGGCACGGGCAAGACCAACCTGCTCGACGCGGTGCATTACCTCGCGCTGGGCAAAGGCTACCTCGAATCGCAGGACCAGCACAACGTGCGGCATGGCGAGGAACTCTTCGTGGTGCAGGGCATCATGCGCGGCGATGACGGCGACGACACCGTGCTCTGCAGTGTGCGGCGCGGCATGCGCAAGGTGCTCAGCCGCAACCGCAAGGAGTACGACCGCCTCGCCGACCATGTAGGCCGCTACCCGGTGGTGATGATCACGCCGTACGACGGCCAGCTGATCCTCGATGGCAGCGAGTCGAGGCGCCGCTTCATCGACGGCCTCATCGCGCAATTCGACAAGGCCTTCCTCGAGGCGCTCATCCGCTACAACCGTGCCCTCACCCAGCGCAATGCGCTGCTCAAGCGGGCGGCCGAGCGCGGCGGCATCGCGTCATCGGCCTTCGAGCCTTGGAACGAGCAGCTGTGCGGCCTCGGCGCTTCCATCCACACGGCGCGCAGCGCCTTCATCGCGGAGCTCGCGCCCTTGCTGCAGCAGCATTATGCGGCCATCAGTTCCGGGCCCGAAGAGGTCGCGCTGCATTACCGGTCGCCGCTGAACGATGCGCCCATGAACGAGCTGATCGCCGCCAGTTGGGACAGGGACCGCGCCGCGCAGCACACCACAACGGGCATCCATAAGGACGACCTGGCCTTCTCCCTCAGCGGCCAGCCGCTCAAGCGCTTCGGCTCGCAGGGCCAGCAGAAGACCTACCTCATCGCCCTCAAGCTCGCGCAATTCGAGCTCACCGCACGGCGCGCCGGACAGCGCCCCATCCTATTGCTCGACGACATCTTCGACAAGATCGATCCGCAGCGCATGCGCCACCTGCTGCAGCTGCTCAGCGATCACCGCTTCGGGCAGGTGCTCATCACCGATACCGATCCGCATCGCCTGCACGCCGCGCTCGACGGCCTCGACCTCGAGACCCGCTTCTTCCACCTCACCCACGAAGGCATCCACCGTGAAGCGCCGCAACGAGCAATCGCTGGCTGA
- a CDS encoding deoxyhypusine synthase family protein: MSTQPLAKPAPTLAAGAAEHRPVSAFIEKHFLHFNAAALVDAAKGYKEHLGKGRKMMITLAGAMSTGELGKILAEMIRQGKVDIISCTGANLEEDVMNLVAHDHYERIPNYRDLTPEQERALLDRGMNRVTDTCIPEHEAFRRLEKHVLDLWTADDKSGNRRFPHEYFYAMIKSGVLQQYYQIDPKDSWMVAAAERNLPIICPGWEDSTLGNIFAGHCLTGDCKPQMMKSGIEYMMFLAEWYTANCGTDGIGFFQIGGGIAGDFPICVVPMLHQDLQREHIPFWSYFCQISDSTTSYGSYSGAVPNEKITWGKLDTDTPKHIIESDATIVAPLIFAYVLDM, encoded by the coding sequence ATGAGCACGCAGCCACTCGCCAAGCCCGCCCCAACCCTGGCGGCGGGCGCCGCTGAGCACCGGCCCGTTTCGGCCTTCATCGAGAAGCACTTCCTGCACTTCAATGCCGCCGCGCTGGTGGATGCCGCCAAGGGCTACAAGGAGCACCTGGGCAAGGGCCGGAAGATGATGATCACCCTCGCAGGCGCCATGAGCACCGGCGAGTTGGGCAAGATCCTCGCGGAGATGATCCGCCAGGGCAAGGTCGACATCATAAGCTGCACCGGCGCGAACCTCGAGGAGGATGTGATGAACCTGGTGGCGCACGACCACTACGAGCGCATCCCCAATTACCGCGACCTCACCCCGGAGCAGGAGCGCGCCTTGCTCGACCGCGGCATGAACCGCGTCACGGACACCTGCATCCCCGAGCATGAGGCCTTCCGCCGGCTCGAGAAGCACGTGCTCGACCTATGGACCGCCGACGACAAGAGCGGCAACCGCCGCTTCCCGCACGAGTACTTCTACGCCATGATCAAGAGCGGCGTGCTCCAGCAGTACTACCAGATCGACCCGAAGGACAGCTGGATGGTGGCGGCTGCTGAACGCAACCTGCCCATCATCTGCCCCGGCTGGGAGGACAGCACCTTGGGCAACATCTTCGCCGGCCATTGCCTGACCGGTGATTGCAAGCCGCAGATGATGAAGAGCGGGATCGAGTACATGATGTTCCTGGCCGAATGGTACACGGCCAATTGCGGCACGGACGGCATCGGTTTCTTCCAGATCGGCGGGGGCATCGCCGGCGATTTCCCCATCTGCGTGGTGCCCATGCTGCATCAGGACCTGCAGCGCGAGCACATCCCCTTCTGGAGCTACTTCTGCCAGATCAGCGACAGCACCACCAGCTACGGCAGCTACAGCGGGGCCGTGCCCAACGAGAAGATCACCTGGGGAAAGCTCGACACCGACACCCCGAAGCACATCATCGAGAGCGATGCTACTATTGTGGCGCCCCTGATCTTCGCCTACGTCCTCGACATGTAA
- a CDS encoding low molecular weight phosphotyrosine protein phosphatase, with amino-acid sequence MRILLVCLGNICRSPMAEGVLRHLAQERGIAITTDSAGTGDYHVGEPPDRRAQAAMRKEGMAISDLRARQFTQADFDRFDLLLAMDAENLRNMRRLAPSPEHASKAMLIMDHAPHHPLREVPDPYFGGDEGFDDVFSMLKEASNQLLDGLEQR; translated from the coding sequence ATGAGGATCCTGCTGGTCTGCCTGGGCAACATTTGCCGATCGCCCATGGCCGAAGGCGTGCTGCGCCACTTGGCCCAGGAGCGTGGCATCGCCATAACCACCGATAGCGCGGGCACTGGCGACTACCACGTGGGCGAGCCGCCCGACCGCCGCGCCCAAGCCGCCATGCGCAAGGAGGGCATGGCGATCAGCGACCTGCGCGCGCGGCAATTCACGCAAGCCGACTTCGACCGCTTCGACCTGCTCTTGGCCATGGACGCCGAAAACCTGCGCAACATGCGTCGGCTGGCACCATCGCCCGAGCACGCGAGCAAGGCGATGCTCATCATGGATCATGCGCCGCACCATCCGCTGCGCGAGGTGCCCGACCCCTACTTTGGAGGAGACGAGGGCTTCGATGATGTGTTCAGCATGCTGAAGGAAGCCAGCAACCAACTCCTCGATGGCCTTGAGCAGCGCTGA
- a CDS encoding FKBP-type peptidyl-prolyl cis-trans isomerase, producing the protein MRYAPLLLMLACEPPATPPAPVSQDDLLRSNRDAVRIEDRDIGLYVGRWALQPITSGTGVRHQLLRDAEGETVKPGQWALVRYRMELLNGDTAYASDPSGPEGFLVEEDDVESGLHEAIQHLSPGDSAIIIIPSYRAHGLIGDQDRVPPRSTVVYRIALVGIRE; encoded by the coding sequence ATGAGATACGCGCCGCTGCTGCTCATGCTGGCCTGTGAGCCGCCCGCCACCCCGCCCGCACCCGTTTCGCAGGACGATCTGTTGCGCAGCAACCGCGACGCCGTGCGGATCGAGGACCGTGACATCGGGCTCTACGTGGGCCGATGGGCCTTGCAGCCGATCACCAGCGGCACCGGTGTGCGCCACCAGTTGCTGCGCGATGCCGAAGGCGAAACGGTGAAGCCGGGGCAATGGGCGCTGGTGCGCTACCGTATGGAGCTGCTCAATGGCGACACCGCCTATGCCAGCGATCCGTCGGGTCCGGAGGGTTTCCTTGTGGAAGAGGATGATGTGGAGAGCGGCCTGCACGAGGCCATCCAGCACCTGTCGCCCGGCGACAGCGCAATCATCATCATCCCCAGCTATCGGGCACACGGCCTCATCGGCGATCAGGACCGGGTGCCGCCTCGCAGCACCGTGGTGTACCGCATCGCGCTCGTCGGCATCCGTGAATGA
- a CDS encoding bifunctional oligoribonuclease/PAP phosphatase NrnA has product MPNATSVSAGALDALRELLSAPKRLALVTHYNPDGDAIGSSLGLMHLLRARGHQAQVVLPNAAPAFLRWMPGYNGSIAADSQKAQCIAALRSSDAVIALDFNRRDRVGVLEEALRQAHLTVLIDHHQEPEDFAAIAFSDTSACATSQMVFDIADALGWKELISPEAATCLYTGIVTDSGSFRFGSTTPHTMRVAAHLMERGVRITDVHEAVSDDNRPERLRLLGFALTERMTVLPELATAIIALSLDDLKRFGYQQGDTEGFVNYGLSMHGIRLAALFIERPDLVKVSLRSKGQLPVDGLMRNHFNGGGHRNAAGGQAKEPLSAAVDRLRALLPAHFAQHP; this is encoded by the coding sequence ATGCCGAACGCCACATCCGTGAGTGCGGGAGCCTTGGACGCGCTGCGCGAGCTGCTCTCCGCGCCGAAGCGGCTCGCCTTGGTCACGCACTACAATCCGGACGGCGATGCGATCGGGTCCTCGCTCGGGCTCATGCATCTGTTGCGCGCACGCGGGCATCAGGCGCAGGTGGTGCTGCCCAACGCGGCGCCCGCATTCCTGCGGTGGATGCCGGGCTACAACGGGTCGATCGCGGCGGATTCACAGAAAGCGCAATGCATCGCCGCCCTGCGCAGCTCCGATGCCGTAATCGCTCTCGACTTCAACCGGCGCGACCGCGTGGGCGTCCTGGAAGAGGCATTGCGACAGGCGCACCTCACCGTGCTCATCGACCATCACCAGGAACCGGAGGACTTCGCGGCCATCGCCTTCTCGGACACCAGTGCCTGCGCCACCAGCCAGATGGTCTTCGATATCGCCGATGCCCTGGGCTGGAAAGAGCTCATCAGCCCCGAGGCGGCCACCTGCCTCTACACGGGCATCGTCACCGATTCCGGCAGCTTCCGCTTCGGCAGCACCACGCCGCACACCATGCGCGTTGCGGCGCACCTCATGGAGCGCGGGGTGCGCATCACCGATGTGCATGAGGCGGTGAGCGACGACAACCGGCCCGAGCGCCTGCGCCTGCTGGGATTCGCGCTCACGGAGCGCATGACCGTGCTGCCGGAGCTCGCCACGGCCATCATCGCCCTCAGCCTCGACGACCTGAAGCGCTTCGGCTATCAGCAGGGCGATACCGAGGGCTTCGTGAACTACGGCCTCTCGATGCATGGCATCCGCCTCGCTGCCTTGTTCATCGAACGGCCCGATCTGGTGAAGGTGAGCCTGCGCAGCAAAGGACAGCTTCCGGTTGACGGGCTCATGCGCAACCACTTCAATGGCGGCGGCCACCGCAACGCTGCCGGCGGCCAGGCCAAGGAGCCCTTGTCCGCCGCGGTGGATCGGCTTCGCGCCTTGCTGCCTGCGCACTTCGCCCAGCATCCATGA
- a CDS encoding VOC family protein, giving the protein MTGTFHLAFATTDLKRAKAFYGKFLGLKEGRSAKTWVDFDFFGHQLTIQEVPVTYRTARIYNPESNVPSDHWGVVLTMADWKKLRDKLKKLGHPFFIEPRTVMKDEVGEQRSMFIEDPDGHAIEFKAFEDVGDLFRRS; this is encoded by the coding sequence ATGACCGGAACCTTCCACCTGGCCTTCGCCACCACCGACCTGAAACGCGCCAAAGCCTTCTACGGGAAGTTCCTGGGCCTGAAAGAAGGGCGCAGCGCCAAGACCTGGGTGGACTTCGACTTCTTCGGCCACCAGCTCACCATCCAGGAAGTCCCGGTGACCTACCGGACCGCGCGCATCTACAATCCAGAATCGAATGTGCCGAGCGACCACTGGGGCGTCGTGCTCACCATGGCTGACTGGAAGAAGCTGCGCGACAAGCTCAAGAAGCTGGGCCACCCCTTCTTCATCGAGCCGCGCACGGTGATGAAGGACGAAGTGGGCGAGCAGCGCAGCATGTTCATCGAGGACCCCGATGGGCACGCGATTGAATTCAAGGCGTTTGAGGACGTCGGGGACCTCTTCCGCAGGTCATGA
- a CDS encoding tail fiber domain-containing protein, producing MRAQVSTPFNNGGAGDFVGWDATMTTDPLEIKHEANQPIFMHTDNVWRLWMNETATYGMLGGYNNVPAPGFTLLGENVSNFRTNGGPGAFTLLHLAGDDDNAQAASYRDWMRTGITLTGNADHQYIGQKGRTLDETDLIIHWSDNPGEFLKDRMRFLFTSGHNSSATSGAESQEGLEFMRMFPLRVDEPHIGVGDFFAANLVDANITEPTERMDMVNGRLRIRDLPESTGEATGAYKVMVVDDTAYPSDERGVVKWATLPTPPAGDDCDWELDEATNRLWTATAAIGTNDDCPEKDWLVGIGTSSMAYKLDIEHDGSSDPISGGLRVKYTTGQSGWTYGVKSELVPSSGGSMQYAAGVQGSVSKATQEGWGVRGTAEADASTTTVVGGVEGHALTTAGTVTSAFGQKGKVSLGSGATTTEAIGLYGLIEGGGTATTTYGVYGYGVQGTTSTYGAYLWGNGPSNANVYGVYGRATGGANGVKYSVYGESAGGGANDWAIYSAGRTFTPGGLWTASDQSLKEEVGVLDSNTASTLLDDIGLHQFQFIAAACPQLDFPEGVQLGVYAQELEQILPQLVTQVVQPAALDSSGIEVHPPVTFKAVNYEGLIPYLIAGHQAQSEAITSLQTTVTQLQQQLAACCANPDGIDQRSGSAVDDEKLTPAQERTLPAEGTVLRIAPNPFTDRTTLFCTLERAGRMQLLANSADGRSLLVLSEGQREAGEFQFEWSTENLAPGVYYITLLLDGEPVVKRVVKVGR from the coding sequence ATGCGCGCACAAGTTTCAACGCCATTCAACAACGGCGGCGCTGGCGATTTCGTTGGCTGGGACGCCACCATGACCACCGACCCGTTGGAGATCAAGCACGAGGCCAACCAGCCGATCTTCATGCACACAGACAACGTCTGGCGCCTGTGGATGAACGAGACGGCCACCTACGGCATGCTGGGGGGGTATAACAATGTGCCAGCACCGGGCTTCACGCTGTTGGGCGAGAACGTTTCGAACTTCAGGACCAACGGCGGGCCAGGCGCTTTCACCTTGCTGCACCTGGCCGGTGACGATGACAACGCCCAAGCCGCCAGTTACCGCGACTGGATGCGCACAGGCATTACCCTCACGGGCAATGCCGATCACCAATACATCGGGCAGAAGGGCAGGACGCTCGATGAGACCGACCTGATCATCCACTGGAGCGACAACCCCGGCGAGTTCCTCAAGGACCGCATGCGCTTCCTCTTCACCAGCGGGCATAACTCCAGTGCCACCAGCGGTGCCGAGAGCCAAGAGGGCCTGGAGTTCATGCGCATGTTCCCGCTGCGGGTGGATGAGCCGCACATCGGCGTGGGCGATTTCTTCGCGGCGAACCTGGTCGATGCCAACATCACCGAGCCAACCGAGCGCATGGACATGGTGAACGGTCGGCTGCGCATCCGCGACCTGCCCGAATCAACCGGCGAAGCCACCGGCGCTTACAAGGTGATGGTGGTGGACGATACGGCCTACCCCAGCGATGAGCGCGGCGTGGTGAAGTGGGCCACCTTGCCCACGCCGCCAGCCGGAGACGATTGCGATTGGGAATTGGATGAAGCGACCAACCGCCTTTGGACCGCAACCGCTGCGATTGGAACGAACGATGATTGCCCTGAGAAGGACTGGCTGGTGGGCATCGGCACTTCCTCGATGGCGTACAAACTGGATATCGAGCACGACGGCAGCTCGGATCCAATATCCGGCGGCTTGCGTGTGAAGTACACGACAGGTCAGAGCGGTTGGACCTATGGCGTGAAGTCGGAACTCGTGCCATCATCTGGCGGCTCCATGCAGTATGCCGCAGGAGTGCAAGGCTCTGTATCCAAAGCAACGCAGGAGGGTTGGGGCGTGCGCGGCACAGCGGAAGCGGATGCATCGACAACCACGGTTGTCGGTGGGGTCGAAGGCCATGCGCTGACAACTGCGGGTACAGTGACTTCGGCGTTCGGGCAGAAGGGCAAGGTGAGCCTGGGAAGTGGGGCCACCACCACGGAGGCTATAGGGCTATACGGCCTCATCGAAGGAGGTGGCACTGCGACAACCACCTACGGGGTTTACGGCTACGGCGTGCAAGGCACAACGAGCACCTATGGTGCTTACCTGTGGGGCAATGGCCCTTCGAACGCCAATGTGTACGGCGTATATGGGCGTGCAACTGGTGGTGCCAATGGTGTTAAGTACAGCGTGTACGGTGAGTCCGCAGGTGGCGGCGCGAACGATTGGGCCATTTACTCCGCAGGCAGAACGTTCACTCCAGGGGGATTGTGGACTGCGTCTGATCAATCTTTGAAAGAAGAGGTTGGTGTACTCGATTCTAACACAGCGAGTACTCTGCTCGACGACATTGGGCTGCATCAGTTTCAATTCATCGCCGCAGCTTGCCCGCAGTTAGACTTTCCCGAAGGTGTGCAGTTAGGCGTCTACGCTCAAGAGCTTGAGCAGATTCTGCCGCAGCTCGTTACCCAGGTGGTGCAGCCAGCTGCACTAGACTCATCGGGAATTGAAGTTCATCCACCGGTTACATTCAAGGCGGTCAACTACGAGGGCTTGATTCCTTACCTGATCGCAGGCCATCAGGCCCAAAGCGAAGCAATCACGTCTCTGCAGACTACAGTCACCCAACTGCAACAACAACTCGCCGCCTGCTGCGCCAACCCTGACGGCATCGACCAACGCTCCGGCTCCGCTGTGGATGACGAGAAACTCACCCCCGCCCAAGAGCGCACCCTGCCTGCCGAAGGCACGGTGCTCCGCATCGCGCCAAACCCCTTCACGGATCGCACCACATTGTTCTGCACCTTGGAGCGCGCGGGCCGCATGCAGTTGCTGGCCAACAGCGCCGATGGCCGCAGCCTGCTGGTGCTAAGCGAGGGCCAGCGCGAGGCCGGTGAGTTCCAATTCGAGTGGAGCACCGAAAACCTGGCGCCCGGCGTGTACTACATCACCCTCTTGCTCGATGGCGAGCCGGTGGTGAAGCGCGTGGTGAAGGTGGGGCGGTAG
- a CDS encoding SAM-dependent methyltransferase produces MALSSADHGTLYLMPVWLGEHGGLEQLPPENITIASRITLYFCEHEKTARQMLRRMVPSIDLALLELHRLDKDSSAQEADELLRHLKGGRDAAIICEAGMPGIADPGALLVRAAHAAGITVVPLIGPSSLLLALAASGMNGQQFTFHGYLPVKPTERKAAIKRLEHEAQRTGAAQLFIETPYRNDALLADLLATCAPGTALCVAIDLTQPGGNVATRMITWWRKSRPSLGKRPAVFIIGSLR; encoded by the coding sequence ATGGCCTTGAGCAGCGCTGATCACGGCACGCTCTACCTGATGCCCGTTTGGCTCGGAGAGCACGGCGGCTTGGAGCAATTGCCGCCGGAGAACATCACCATCGCTTCGCGCATCACGCTCTATTTCTGTGAGCACGAGAAGACCGCGCGGCAGATGCTTCGCCGCATGGTGCCGTCAATCGACCTTGCACTCCTCGAATTGCACCGGCTCGACAAGGACAGCTCGGCCCAGGAAGCGGATGAGCTATTGCGGCATTTGAAAGGAGGCAGGGACGCGGCCATCATCTGCGAAGCCGGCATGCCCGGCATCGCCGATCCGGGAGCTTTGCTGGTGCGTGCCGCGCACGCCGCAGGGATCACCGTGGTGCCGCTCATCGGACCTTCCTCCCTCCTGCTCGCGCTTGCGGCTTCCGGCATGAATGGCCAGCAATTCACCTTCCACGGGTACTTGCCGGTGAAGCCCACCGAGCGCAAGGCTGCGATCAAGCGCTTGGAGCACGAAGCGCAACGCACCGGCGCCGCGCAGCTCTTCATCGAGACGCCTTACCGCAACGATGCGCTCCTCGCCGACCTATTGGCTACCTGCGCACCTGGCACCGCGCTGTGCGTCGCGATCGACCTCACGCAGCCCGGAGGCAACGTGGCAACGCGCATGATCACTTGGTGGCGCAAGAGCAGACCGTCGCTCGGCAAGCGGCCGGCGGTCTTCATCATCGGATCACTTAGGTGA
- a CDS encoding T9SS type A sorting domain-containing protein — MTLKLGAHCLLFVAAPRCAAQNLVPNHSFEERDSCLEVNTAYTVETGPLGWFSAGGTGDYFLSCIPYGGFNGVPLSSWAFQYPQDGECYLGVITYIQSTGIREYFMIQLAQPLVPGQMYYASFYASPTWGGPQPQMYLASSHIGMLFTTQPRHWSNADPWPTGGNFAHVYHPWLITDTVGWTLVSGSFVADSAYQYLMIGNHFDNAMTDTLHFADFPWDPRAHTLIDNVCVTADSKGCPLALGVEEPGMDAVVLFPNPASTEIALSGVPLGSRIRIHDALGRLVLNEVDVGGNWRKNVLPWARGTYVLRLERQGRLRSFKFVLIE; from the coding sequence TTGACACTCAAGTTAGGTGCGCACTGCCTGTTGTTCGTTGCTGCTCCGCGCTGCGCAGCGCAGAACCTGGTGCCGAATCATTCTTTTGAAGAACGCGACTCATGCCTGGAGGTGAACACCGCCTACACCGTGGAAACGGGACCATTGGGCTGGTTCTCGGCAGGAGGTACTGGCGATTACTTCCTGAGTTGTATTCCGTACGGGGGCTTCAATGGGGTGCCGCTAAGCTCATGGGCTTTCCAGTACCCGCAGGATGGTGAATGCTACCTGGGGGTGATTACCTACATTCAAAGTACAGGCATTCGCGAGTACTTCATGATCCAGCTTGCGCAACCCTTAGTGCCGGGGCAGATGTATTACGCCAGCTTCTACGCCAGCCCAACGTGGGGTGGACCACAACCTCAGATGTACCTTGCCAGTAGTCACATCGGCATGCTGTTCACCACACAACCAAGGCATTGGAGCAATGCTGATCCCTGGCCCACCGGGGGGAATTTTGCGCATGTGTATCATCCATGGCTCATCACCGATACCGTGGGCTGGACCTTGGTGAGTGGCAGCTTCGTGGCTGATAGCGCTTACCAGTACCTGATGATCGGGAACCATTTCGACAATGCCATGACGGACACGTTGCATTTCGCGGATTTTCCTTGGGACCCTAGAGCACACACCTTGATTGACAACGTTTGCGTAACGGCGGATTCCAAGGGGTGCCCCTTGGCGCTGGGCGTAGAAGAGCCAGGTATGGATGCAGTGGTGCTATTCCCCAATCCGGCGAGCACGGAGATCGCGTTGAGCGGCGTGCCACTAGGGAGTAGGATCCGCATCCATGATGCGTTGGGGCGGCTGGTTTTGAATGAAGTGGACGTGGGTGGCAATTGGCGGAAGAACGTGCTGCCATGGGCAAGAGGCACCTATGTGCTGCGCTTGGAGCGACAGGGGAGGCTTCGTTCGTTCAAGTTCGTGTTGATCGAGTAG
- a CDS encoding nucleoside-diphosphate kinase yields the protein MATNRTFTMIKPEAVAAGSMGKILDMIMDNGFRVVAMKYTRLSRQEAGTFYAVHQERPFYGELVEYMASGPIVAAILEKENAVQSFRDLIGATDPTQAAEGTIRKRFAESKAKNAVHGSDSDENAAIEGAFFFSGREQF from the coding sequence ATGGCGACGAACAGGACCTTCACGATGATCAAGCCCGAGGCGGTGGCCGCCGGCAGCATGGGCAAGATCCTGGATATGATCATGGACAATGGCTTCCGCGTGGTGGCCATGAAGTACACGCGGCTCTCGCGGCAGGAGGCCGGCACCTTCTACGCCGTGCATCAGGAGCGCCCCTTCTATGGCGAGCTCGTGGAATACATGGCAAGCGGCCCCATCGTGGCGGCCATCCTGGAGAAGGAGAACGCCGTGCAATCGTTCCGCGACCTGATCGGCGCCACCGATCCCACGCAGGCCGCCGAGGGCACCATCCGCAAGCGCTTCGCCGAGAGCAAGGCCAAGAACGCCGTGCATGGCAGCGACAGCGACGAGAACGCCGCCATCGAGGGCGCCTTCTTCTTCAGCGGCAGGGAGCAGTTCTAG